Proteins encoded within one genomic window of Arachis ipaensis cultivar K30076 chromosome B08, Araip1.1, whole genome shotgun sequence:
- the LOC107614016 gene encoding uncharacterized protein LOC107614016 isoform X1 — MSLDPNFTAAATTTTTAIATAATATTAAPARPISPQVRPNPQLTKPNNNHDQSQNQNQPFLYPVSSSGRGFIPGITNPFSRGGGADARHMSPSLAYARGVHAHLEYLSQITRHQQLGPTIKALPLSPQQHKATPRSAVTDSNGYKDTSTRERSRDDQYIVVRDRKVRITEDASLYALCRSWLRNGVHEENQPQQNDVMRALPKPLPASAVAGYTSNKKEEKDNDEHEEKEESVEHLSAPDILKRHIKSAKKVRARLREERLHRISRYRSRLQLLIPPQVEHLKNDTAAGN; from the exons ATGTCCTTGGATCCCAATTTCACAGCggccgccaccaccaccaccaccgctaTCGCCACCGCTGCCACCGCCACCACCGCTGCACCAGCAAGACCTATATCACCACAGGTTCGCCCAAACCCGCAATTAACGAAACCTAACAATAACCACGACCAAtctcagaatcagaatcagcctttTCTGTATCCAGTTTCTTCTTCTGGCCGCGGCTTCATCCCGGGGATTACGAATCCCTTCTCCCGTGGTGGTGGCGCCGACGCACGCCACATGTCGCCTTCGCTAGCTTACGCTCGTGGCGTTCATGCTCACCTTGAGTATCTCAGCCAGATCACTAGGCATCAGCAACTAGGTCCCACTATTAAGGCTCTTCCTCTCTCACCTCAACAACACAAG GCTACACCTCGGTCTGCTGTTACTGATAGCAATGGCTATAAAGATACAAGCACAAg GGAGAGAAGCAGAGATGATCAGTATATCGTGGTCAGAGATAGAAAA GTCAGGATAACAGAGGATGCTTCCCTCTATGCACTTTGTAGATCATGGCTGAGGAATGGTGTACATGAAGAAAACCAG CCACAACAAAATGATGTAATGAGGGCACTTCCGAAACCATTGCCTGCATCTGCGGTGGCTGGTTATACGtcaaacaagaaagaagaaaaagacaaTGATGAACACGAAGAG AAGGAGGAGTCTGTTGAGCATCTATCAGCACCAGATATATTGAAGAGACATATTAAAAGTGCTAAAAAGGTTAGAGCAAG ATTAAGGGAAGAACGGTTACACCGTATCTCAAGGTACAGAAGTAGACTTCAGCTTTTGATTCCACCACAAGTTGAACACTTAAAAAATGACACTGCTGCTGGGAACTGA
- the LOC107611481 gene encoding protein NPGR2-like, whose protein sequence is MDGSFVPRNNIEEAILLLMILLRKVTLNRIEWDPSILDHLSFALSVSGYLMILANQLKELLPGTIHRKERFHALALCYYGAGKNVEALDLLRKLLSNREDPRHVPSLLMASKICCENFSVTKDPGVSFARMALENLDGRCNQLENMANFLLGVSLSAYSKLAISDAERVKRQSEALHTLETACKLSRMEDPVVLYHLSLEYAEQRKLDATLHYAKCIVKLEVGCNW, encoded by the coding sequence ATGGACGGATCGTTTGTGCCTAGAAACAACATTGAAGAGGCTATACTTCTTTTAATGATTTTGCTAAGAAAAGTCACTCTAAATAGAATTGAGTGGGATCCTTCAATTTTGGACCACCTTTCATTTGCTCTATCTGTTTCTGGATATTTGATGATTTTAGCCAATCAATTGAAAGAATTGCTTCCTGGAACTATCCATCGAAAGGAGAGGTTCCATGCTTTAGCTCTTTGTTATTACGGAGCAGGGAAGAACGTGGAAGCGCTGGATCTTCTTAGAAAACTGCTGAGTAATAGAGAGGACCCAAGACATGTTCCAAGTTTGTTAATGGCTTCTAAGATTTGTTGCGAGAACTTCAGTGTTACAAAAGACCCTGGGGTAAGCTTTGCTCGGATGGCACTTGAGAACTTGGATGGAAGATGTAATCAGTTAGAAAATATGGCCAATTTCTTACTTGGTGTTTCACTTTCTGCATACTCGAAATTGGCCATTTCTGATGCTGAGAGGGTTAAGAGACAATCTGAGGCACTTCATACCCTTGAAACTGCCTGCAAATTGAGCAGAATGGAAGACCCTGTTGTATTATACCATCTGAGTTTAGAATACGCTGAGCAACGGAAGTTGGATGCTACACTTCATTATGCTAAGTGCATTGTAAAACTTGAAGTTGGCTGCAATTGGTAA
- the LOC107614016 gene encoding uncharacterized protein LOC107614016 isoform X2 has product MAIKIQAQGREAEMISISWSEIEKYSSGHAYSNSSYSGVRITEDASLYALCRSWLRNGVHEENQPQQNDVMRALPKPLPASAVAGYTSNKKEEKDNDEHEEKEESVEHLSAPDILKRHIKSAKKVRARLREERLHRISRYRSRLQLLIPPQVEHLKNDTAAGN; this is encoded by the exons ATGGCTATAAAGATACAAGCACAAg GGAGAGAAGCAGAGATGATCAGTATATCGTGGTCAGAGATAGAAAA ATATTCCAGTGGTCATGCATACTCCAACTCTAGTTATTCAGGA GTCAGGATAACAGAGGATGCTTCCCTCTATGCACTTTGTAGATCATGGCTGAGGAATGGTGTACATGAAGAAAACCAG CCACAACAAAATGATGTAATGAGGGCACTTCCGAAACCATTGCCTGCATCTGCGGTGGCTGGTTATACGtcaaacaagaaagaagaaaaagacaaTGATGAACACGAAGAG AAGGAGGAGTCTGTTGAGCATCTATCAGCACCAGATATATTGAAGAGACATATTAAAAGTGCTAAAAAGGTTAGAGCAAG ATTAAGGGAAGAACGGTTACACCGTATCTCAAGGTACAGAAGTAGACTTCAGCTTTTGATTCCACCACAAGTTGAACACTTAAAAAATGACACTGCTGCTGGGAACTGA
- the LOC107611482 gene encoding protein NPGR2-like produces the protein MDGSFVPRNNIEEAILLLMILLRKVTLNRIEWDPSILDHLSFALSVSGDLMILANQLEELLPGTIHRKERFHALALCYYGAGKNVEALDLLRKLLSNREDPRHVPSLLMASKICCENFSVTKDPGVSFARMALENLDGRCNQLENMANFLLGVSLSAYSKFAISDAERVKRQSEALHTLENACKLSRMEDPVVLYHLSLEYAEQRKLDAALHYAKCIVKLEVGSNVKGWLLLSRVLSAQKRFLDAESIINAALDQTGKWDQGDLLRTKAKLQIAQGQLKSAIETYTQLLAVLQVHSKSFGSRNKLFKFFTFGSDNCALALSNYLHFNVTNHSVCSAASPSLKLGGRGDSNLNFRRFFNDFNTAIRFHTQKLPIGFDSPALMLGIIVMILPCYSVAMRNVILGIIVISTQLLG, from the exons ATGGATGGATCGTTTGTGCCTAGAAACAACATTGAAGAGGCTATACTTCTTTTAATGATTTTGCTTAGAAAAGTCACTCTAAATAGAATTGAGTGGGATCCTTCAATTTTGGACCACCTTTCATTTGCTCTATCTGTTTCTGGAGATTTGATGATTTTAGCCAATCAATTGGAAGAATTGCTTCCTGGAACTATCCATCGAAAGGAGAGGTTCCATGCTTTAGCTCTTTGTTATTACGGAGCAGGGAAGAACGTGGAAGCGCTGGATCTTCTTAGAAAACTGCTGAGTAATAGAGAGGACCCAAGACATGTTCCAAGTTTGTTAATGGCTTCTAAGATTTGTTGCGAGAACTTCAGTGTTACAAAAGACCCTGGGGTAAGCTTTGCTCGGATGGCACTTGAGAACTTGGATGGAAGATGTAATCAGTTAGAAAATATGGCCAATTTCTTACTTGGTGTTTCACTTTCTGCATACTCGAAATTTGCAATTTCTGATGCTGAGAGGGTTAAGAGACAATCTGAGGCACTTCATACCCTTGAAAATGCCTGCAAATTGAGCAGAATGGAAGACCCTGTTGTATTATACCATCTGAGTTTAGAATATGCTGAGCAACGGAAGTTGGATGCTGCACTTCATTATGCTAAGTGCATTGTAAAACTTGAAGTTGGCTCTAATGTTAAAGGTTGGTTACTGTTATCTAGGGTATTATCCGCACAAAAGCGGTTCTTAGATGCCGAATCTATTATCAATGCTGCTTTGGATCAGACTGGGAAATGGGATCAAGGTGATTTGTTACGAACAAAGGCGAAACTTCAGATCGCTCAGGGCCAGTTAAAGAGTGCCATTGAGACATACACTCAGCTTCTTGCTGTTCTTCAAGTTCATAGTAAAAGTTTTGGTTCTCGGAATAAGCTATTTAAg TTCTTCACCTTTGGCTCTGATAATTGCGCTTTAGCTTTATCAAATTACTTGCACTTCAATGTCACAAACCACAGTGTGTGTTCTGCTGCTTCTCCTAGCTTGAAACTTGGAGGCAGAGGGGATTCGAATTTGAATTTTAGGAGGTTTTTTAATGATTTCAACACCGCTATTAGGTTCCACACTCAGAAATTGCCAATTGGATTTGATTCTCCTGCCTTGATGCTAGGGATAATAGTGATGATATTGCCTTGCTACTCAGTAGCTATGAGGAATGTTATTCTAGGGATAATAGTGATTTCAACGCAGCTATTAGGTTGA